CGTCAAGACCGTCCGCCGCCCGCCGGATGCGAAGGGCTTCGTCGTCCCCTCGCGCAGGCGGGTGGTCGAGATCTGTCAGGCACAGTCCATTGGTGGCGTCTGCTGCTCGGCGGTCTCGGCGGGTCATGCCGGACGGTCACAATGCCGTCGGAGCCCACGCAGCAGCCGTCTACGCTCTCGGCATGCAGCGCACCGATGTCACGCGGGACGACGGCACGTGGGTGGGCCTGTCCCTGGACGTACAGGGACGCCACCAGCCGGGGCTGTGCGTGTTCACCGCCGGTGCGCACGTGCTGGTCTCCCAGATGTCGCAGCCTGTGCTGCTCGCCGTCGTCGATGAGCAGCACGGGGGCGTCGACTTCTGCCGCACCGCCGGGTACCGCTTCTTCATCCCGCCCCTGCGTGCCGATGCGGGCCGCGCCCTGGCGGGCAGCCCACAACGGTGGGCCCACCGCTTCGCGCAGTACCTTGCCGACTCGCCGGGCAGCCCGATGCACGAGGGCCGGTGGCTGCTCTCGTGCGAGAGCCCGCTCCGGCACTGGCGCCACGCCGACACCTCGCACGCCGAATACTGGAACTCGATGCTCGTCGACGGCCATCCACGCGGCTACCTCGACTGGTTCCTCCATGCCCACTCGTGGGAGATTCTCCCGCTGCGGCCGATGCCCGATGCCGACGACAGTCGGGTCAAGGCCTACCGCAAGCAAGCTCGTGAAGGGACACTCCCACCCGTCCTGTTGTGGTGGGTCAGCGGCCTGGACTGCCATCTGATCCTGGACGGCCACGCACGGTTCGCCGCGGCAGTCGCCGAATCCGTCGAGCCACCGTTGTTGCAGCTGCACCGCACGCTCCCCCGCGATGACCTGGCCACGCGCACCGAGGAAGCCGCGGGCTTCTACGAGGACGAACTGGCACGCTTCGCCAAACTCCGCACCGTCCACGGCCCCGCCGTCCCGGACGGCACTGCCACCGCCGGCCCCCAACTCGTCCGCCTCCTTCACGACCTGAACACCGCGCAACAGCCGACCTGGGCCTGGCCCCTGCCCGGCGGAGAAAAGCAATGGCATCGCATCGCGCACGAGGTCACAGGCAGCCAGAACTGGCCCCGTACCTGACCCCTGCGAGCACCTCCGCCAACAACGTCTCCCCGACAGCCCCCGCCTCCGCACCCACCCGGGCACCCCAAAACCCGCCCCACCCCCCGAGACCACACACCCCGCGACGTCCACAGTCTTGTCATCGACGCCTTCCTCACCGCTGCAGCCCCTCCCGAAGGCCCCCCTCAGCCCCTGAACTGCCGCCGCCCCGTTATGTTTTCCGCGGTCCTGCAAGAGGGCCGCTGGCCTCCGGGCCCGGCATGGCTGTTGCCCCCTGTCGAATGCATGACCTGGGGGGTGGTGTCACCGGGCCCGGGAGGTGCCGTCGGAGACGCTGATCAGAGGTCCGGCCACCACCCGGTCCGGCGCAACGCCGGACAGTTCGCGGGCGGCAGGTCTGCATAACGTGGATGCGCGCGTACGACACCACTGCCGAGGCCGGCACGATCAACTCCCTGGAAGGGCGCGATGTTCGATACCGAAGACGTGGGCGTGTTCCTCGGCCTAGACGTCGGCAAGAGTGCTCACCACGGGCACGGGCTCACCCCGGCCGGGAAGAAAGTCTTCGACAAGCAGCTGCCCAACAGCGAGCCGAAACTGCGGGCCGTGTTCGACAAACTGGCCGCGAAGTTCGGCACCGTCCTGGTGATCGTGGACCAGCCCGCCTCCATCGGAGCCCTCCCGCTCACGGTCGCCCGGGACACCGGCTGCAAGGTCGCCTACCTGCCCGGACTCGCGATGCGGCGGATCGCCGACCTCTATCCGGGCGAGGCCAAGACCGATGCGAAGGACGCTGCGGTCATCGCGGACGCGGCCCGCACCATGCCGCACACCCTGCGCTCGCTGGAACTCACCGACGAGATCACCGCCGAACTCACGGTCCTCGTCGGCTTCGACCAGGACCTGGCGGCCGAGGCCACCCGCACTTCCAACCGGATACGCGGCCTGCTCACCCAGTTCCACCCGTCGCTGGAGCGCGTTCTGGGCCCCCGTCTCGACCACCAGGCCGTCACCTGGCTGCTGGAGCGCTACGGCTCCCCCGCCACACTGCGCAAAGCCGGCCGCCGCAGGCTCGTCGAGCTCATCCGGCCCAAGGCCCCGCGCATGGCCCAGCGGTTGATCGGCGATGTCTTCGAGGCACTGGACGAGCAGACCGTCGTGGTCCCGGGGACCGGCACCCTCGACATCGTCGTGCCCTCCCTGGCCCGCTCGCTCACCGCTGTCCACGAACAGCGCCGGGCCCTGGAGACACAGATCAACGCCCTGCTGGAGGCCCACCCTAATGGGCAGTGATGCGGGGCACCGCCAGGCCCACCCCGGCCCGTCGAGGCCCTGAAAGAGACTGCGGGCCTCGCATCACTCTCCTCGTGGCGGTGGTCGGTTCCGGAGAAGCCGCACACACCCCCTGGGACATGGATCCCTTGGTCAAGAGTCGGCCTCCGGGCCCGTCCAGCGCCACGAGGCCGAGCGTCCACCACATCCAGTCCGATGATCGGATCGTTGATGTTTGTGGTCTGAGCCGTCCACAGGGATCACCTCTCACCACGCCTGGAGCCGTCGAGTTCTGGAGCAGACCGAGGGCCCTGAGGACCGCTGGGGTCACGAACGGCTAATCGGATGCAGGGCCATCGAGCCCTTCCATTAGGGAGACGCGTGCCCCCGCACGGCTGCGACCAGCAGCCAAGCTCCCGAGTGAGAGGACGAACACGACGCCATGACCATCACCTGCGGAGTCGACTGGGCCAGCGACCATCACGACGTCGCTCTGGTCGACCAGGAAGGCACCTTGTTAGCCAGGGCTCGGATCGCCGACGACCTGGACGGCCTGCACCAGCTACTCGAGCTCCTCACCACCCACGGCGACGCCGTGAACGCCCCGGTCCCTATCGCGATCGAGACCTCCCGCGGACTTCTCGTCGCATGCCTCCGCGCAACCGGCCGGCCTATTTACGCCATCAACCCGATGGCCGCCGCCCGTTACCGTGACCGCCACACGGTCACCCGCAAGAAGTCCGACCACCTCGACGCCATGGTGCTCGCGAACATCCTGCGCACGGACAGGGCCGCACACCGGCCGCTGCCTGACGACAGCGAGCTCGCCCGAGCGGTCGCCGTCCTCGCCCGCGCCCAGCAGGATGCCGTATGGGACCGAACCCAAGCCGGCAATAAACTCCGCTCTCACCTGCGCGAATACTTCCCCGGTTTCCTCGCTGCCTTTCAGCACAAGCGCGAAGGGATCAGCGGCAGCGTCGCCCGCGCCGTGTTGGCAGCGGCCCCCACCCCCGAACAGGCCGCCAAGCTCACCCGCCCCCAGCTGCGCACGCTGCTGAAGAAGAGCGGCCGTGAGCGCGGCATCGAAACGGAAGCCGAACGGCTCCGCGCCGCTTTGCGCGTCCCACAAATGCGCCAGCCCAATCAGGTCGAGCAGGCCATGGGATGCCAGACCGTCGCTCTGCTCAGACAGCTCAACGCCGCCTGCACCAGCGTCGAAGACCTCACCGAAGCCACAGCGGAGTCATTTGATACGCACCCGGACGCCGAGATCATCACCAGCTTTCCGGGACTCGGCTCTGTCACCGGCGCCCGGGTGCTCGCCGAGATCGGCGACGACCGATCCCGCTTCACCGACGCGAAAGGCCTCAAAGCCTTCGCCGGGGCCGCACCGATCACCAGGGCATCTGGCAGAAGCCTCGCCGTCATGGCCCGCAGGGTCAAGAACCAGCGCCTGGCCTCGGTCGGCTACGTCTGGGCCTTCGCCAGCCTGACCGCCTCACCCGGCGCCCGAGCCCACTACGACCGGCGACGAGCCGACGGAGACCGCCACACAGCCGCCCAGCGGAACCTCTTCAACCGCATGCTCGGCTGCCTCCACTACTGCCTCACCAAGCGCAGCCCATACGACGAACAAGCCGCATTCCCGACCCTACCGGCCCCACAACTCACCATCGCCGCTTGACAGATCAACTGCATCGGATGTCTCTTTCCCCGGTCCTGACGTCGATGCCCGGCGTCGGCGTCAGGACCGCCGCCGTCCTGCTGGTCACCGTCGGCGACGGCACCAGCTTCCCCAACGCCGCCCACCTGGCCTCCTACGCCGGACTCGCCCCGGCAACCAAGTCGTCCGGGACCTCGATCCACGGCGAACACGCGCCCCGAGGCGGCAACCGGCAGCTCAAACGCGCCATGTTCCTCTCCGCCTTCGCCTGCATGAACGCCGATCCCGCCTCCCGCGCCTACTACGACAGACAACGCGCCCGCGGCAAAACCCAC
This is a stretch of genomic DNA from Streptomyces sp. NBC_00285. It encodes these proteins:
- a CDS encoding IS110 family transposase; protein product: MTITCGVDWASDHHDVALVDQEGTLLARARIADDLDGLHQLLELLTTHGDAVNAPVPIAIETSRGLLVACLRATGRPIYAINPMAAARYRDRHTVTRKKSDHLDAMVLANILRTDRAAHRPLPDDSELARAVAVLARAQQDAVWDRTQAGNKLRSHLREYFPGFLAAFQHKREGISGSVARAVLAAAPTPEQAAKLTRPQLRTLLKKSGRERGIETEAERLRAALRVPQMRQPNQVEQAMGCQTVALLRQLNAACTSVEDLTEATAESFDTHPDAEIITSFPGLGSVTGARVLAEIGDDRSRFTDAKGLKAFAGAAPITRASGRSLAVMARRVKNQRLASVGYVWAFASLTASPGARAHYDRRRADGDRHTAAQRNLFNRMLGCLHYCLTKRSPYDEQAAFPTLPAPQLTIAA